A genomic window from Panthera tigris isolate Pti1 chromosome B4, P.tigris_Pti1_mat1.1, whole genome shotgun sequence includes:
- the LOC102961096 gene encoding olfactory receptor 9K2-like, which translates to MHCWWECKLVQPLWKTSWHSNNGIQIEQVSAMSDRGTNNHSEVTDFILVGFRVRSELHILLFLIFLLVYAMILLGNVGMMTIIMTDPRLNTPMYFFLGNLSFIDLFYSSVIAPKAMINFWSESKSISFAGCVTQLFLFALFIVAEGFLLAAMAYDRFIAICNPLLYSVQMTAHLCTQLVAGSYICGCFSSILLTSVTFTLSFCASRAIDHFYCDYRPLQRISCSDIYFLKVVSFFLCSIIILPTIIVIIVSYMYIVSTVLKIRSTEGRKKAFSTCSSHLGVVSVLYGAVIFMYFIPDRFPELSKVASLCYTLVTPMLNPLIYSLRNKDVKEALRKILGKKILLFNSILTVT; encoded by the exons atgcactgttggtgggaatgcaaactggtgcagccactatggaaaacg aGTTGGCACAGTAATAATGGAATTCAAATAGAg CAGGTTTCTGCCATGAGTGACAGGGGAACAAACAATCACTCGGAAGTGACTGACTTCATCCTTGTAGGCTTCAGGGTCCGCTCTGAGCTCCACATTCTCCTCTTCCTGATCTTTCTGCTTGTGTATGCCATGATCCTTCTAGGGAATGTTGGGATGATGACCATTATTATGACCGATCCCCGGCTGAACAcacccatgtatttcttcctagGCAACCTGTccttcattgatctcttctattcGTCTGTTATTGCACCCAAGGCCATGATCAACTTCTGGTCTGAGAGCAAGTCAATCTCCTTTGCAGGTTGTGTGACCcagctctttctctttgccctatTCATTGTGGCAGAGGGATTTCTCCTGGCagccatggcctatgaccgcttcATTGCCATCTGCAACCCACTCCTCTACTCTGTCCAGATGACAGCACATCTCTGCACGCAGTTGGTGGCTGGTTCCTATATTTGTGGCTGCTTTAGCTCAATTCTTTTGACCAGCGTGACATTTACTTTGTCCTTTTGTGCTTCCCGAGCCATCGACCACTTTTACTGTGATTACCGTCCACTTCAAAGGATTTCTTGTTCTGATATCTACTTTCTTaaggtggtttcttttttcttatgcaGCATTATTATTTTGCCTACCATAATTGTCATTATTGTGTCCTATATGTATATTGTGTCCACGGTTTTAAAGATAAGATCCACTGAGGGACGTAAGAAAGCGTTTTCCACTTGCAGCTCACACCTGGGAGTCGTGAGTGTGCTGTATGGTGCcgtgatttttatgtatttcatccCTGATAGATTTCCTGAGCTGAGTAAAGTGGCCTCATTATGTTACACCCTAGTCACTCCCATGCTGAATCCTTTGATTTACTCCCTGAGAAACAAAGATGTCAAAGAAGCTTTGAGAAAgattctagggaaaaaaatacttttatttaattctatcTTAACAGTGACATAA